The following are from one region of the Platichthys flesus chromosome 2, fPlaFle2.1, whole genome shotgun sequence genome:
- the otop1 gene encoding proton channel OTOP1, giving the protein MVEHSGLDIMCLNKYCHSSSSSSSSEQDKKIFAKLKLSLSGDYPRKNAEILSGQYGTNLLLIGAALMLAIAHHDPFVKEEHFLSFVTCLMSLQLMWMMWYILVRDRQKNTRTEKDVHATTCWIRGGLTLLALLSLIMDAFRIGYYVGYQSCVSAVLGVYPVIHATHTIMQVHFLWFHIKDVIKSFETFERFGVIHAVFTNLLLWCNGVMSEAEHFLNNHMRRLSDLGYGNLTIVHSDPLCNCTTSTCSMFTSSLYYLYPFNIEYHIFVSAMLFVMWKNIGRTIDLSSNRKRLATKTRGLSVGPLLGLLALASTIGILVVYITHVESLQTRQSAISMFYIYGIVMLLFMCFAGALGLLIYRADHIPQDTSKNPSRQLDTELLFGSSIGSWLMSWCSIVAVMSTNSNPPYLWTNFLYSLLIVLEKYMQNLFIIESLYRQQGDREREDPELPSAPEIFSVTSSLAPPYNGIINRAYETPEKACVTMENEQEESGQVYRCPRKPSEVPLPIGSQVVEPPNIKRQILKNLSVFLIMCNISLWILPAFGCRPQYDNGLEQETFGFSIWTTVLNFAIPLNLFYRMHSVASLFEVFRRV; this is encoded by the exons ATGGTGGAACACAGCGGCCTGGATATTATGTGCCTGAACAAGTACTGCCACagttcctcctcgtcctccagctccGAGCAGGACAAAAAGATCTTCGCCAAATTAAAGCTCAGCTTGTCGGGGGACTACCCGAGGAAGAACGCGGAGATCCTCAGCGGTCAGTACGGGACCAATCTGCTGCTGATCGGGGCCGCGCTGATGCTGGCCATCGCGCACCATGACCCCTTCGTCAAGGAAGAGCACTTTCTGTCCTTCGTCACCTGTCTCATGAGCCTGCAGCTGATGTGGATGATGTGGTACATCCTGGTGCgggacagacagaagaacaCGAGGACCGAGAAAGACGTGCACGCCACCACATGCTGGATAAGAG GTGGTTTGACTCTCCTTGCACTCCTCTCACTCATTATGGACGCTTTCAGAATCGGGTATTATGTTGGCTACCAGTCTTGTGTGTCGGCTGTGCTCGGGGTATATCCTGTCATCCATGCAACTCACACCATAATGCAG GTTCATTTTCTATGGTTTCACATCAAGGACGTCATCAAGAGCTTTGAAACATTTGAAAG GTTCGGTGTAATCCACGCAGTCTTTACAAATCTCCTCCTGTGGTGCAACGGTGTGATGTCAGAGGCCGAGCACTTCTTGAACAACCATATGAGAAGACTTTCTGACCTGGGCTATGGGAACCTCACCATAG TTCACTCGGATCCTCTCTGCAACTGCACCACCAGCACTTGCTCCATGTTCACCAGCAGCCTCTACTATCTCTACCCCTTCAACATCGAGTACCACATCTTTGTCTCTGCCATGCTCTTCGTCATGTGGAAAAACATCGGACGGACCATTGACCTTTCTTCAAACAGGAAAAGGTTGGCCACCAAAACCAGAGGCCTGTCCGTGGGCCCTCTCCTGGGTCTGCTAGCCCTGGCCAGCACTATCGGGATCCTGGTGGTCTACATCACCCATGTGGAGTCCCTTCAGACACGTCAGTCGGCCATTTCCATGTTCTACATTTACGGCATTGTCATGCTACTGTTCATGTGCTTTGCCGGGGCTTTAGGTCTTCTCATATACCGAGCGGACCATATACCACAGGACACTTCCAAGAACCCGTCGAGACAGCtggacacagagctgctgtttggatCCTCTATTGGCTCCTGGCTCATGTCCTGGTGCAGCATTGTGGCTGTGATGAGTACCAATAGCAACCCTCCTTACCTGTGGACAAACTTCCTCTATTCTCTGCTGATTGTGCTGGAGAAGTACATGCAAAACCTCTTCATCATAGAGTCTCTTTACCGCCAGcaaggggacagagagagggaggacccAGAGTTACCGTCTGCTCCCGAAATCttctccgtcacctcctcttTAGCCCCGCCGTACAACGGCATCATCAACCGAGCTTATGAGACGCCAGAGAAAGCCTGCGTCACCATGGAGaacgagcaggaggagagcgggCAGGTGTACAGATGTCCAAGGAAACCCTCAGAGGTGCCTCTGCCTATCGGGAGCCAAGTCGTAGAGCCTCCAAATATAAAGAGGCAAATCCTGAAGAACCTTTCTGTCTTCCTGATAATGTGCAACATCTCT CTATGGATCCTTCCCGCCTTTGGCTGCCGGCCACAGTACGACAACGGGCTGGAACAGGAGACTTTCGGCTTCAGCATATGGACGACAGTTCTCAATTTTGCCATCCCCTTGAACCTTTTCTACCGCATGCACTCAGTTGCCTCCCTCTTCGAGGTGTTCCGCCGGGTCTGA